The Megalopta genalis isolate 19385.01 chromosome 8, iyMegGena1_principal, whole genome shotgun sequence sequence AATTTGATAACCAAAGTAATAATGCAGCGGATTTCTTAATAAATCGGAAACTGTGAGTATCTGATGATCATTCGGAATAATTGCATGTAAAAGTTTTAAATgagaataaataatttgtaCATATTTACGAGTATCGCTGGGAGAGACAACTATCTTGCCCAGAATTTTTAAACCTGATAAATAATTACTATTCTTTAGGACTTTACTAATTGTATCTTTATTCGTTTGTGATTCTTTAAACTCTTGATGTTTAATTGCTATATCAGTCCAGAAGTCTTCTTTCGCTTTGAACTCCTTCGTGCTTAATAAAACTTTTGCATCACAAAGTATATTTTCTACAGTAAACTCTTCTTTGTTTTCGTGTAACAATTGATAAATCTTAAGAAAGAAATGCTCGTATTCTGTATTGTCGAATGTTTtagatagtttcaaatatttcaatgCGACATCACAAAGATTGCTTGAGATGGAATAAGTCTGACTCATAGTTAAAGCAAGATCTAACAcacatattgcaaatatttcgTTGCTACTAAGAAGATCCATGCTCAACATTCGCAAATTAATTTCTTGGGATGCTAAAAAAGTTTCAAGTTGACTAGTTTGTCTAGAAGAAAGTATTCCTTCTTGTACAACTTGTCttaaattctgtaaaaaatataatttcttaataCGTTTCTTAAAATTAATGTTAACTAATGTGGAATATACCTCTAATGTAGCAGATTGTAAGTTCTGTTTAGATACATCTTTATCTTGTAATGTATTTGTTTGTTTACAAATGTTTTCTCTAAATATGCACAGTGCTTTTGAAAATTGCAGTTCTCCATTCAGCTCAGTATTTTTCAAGTCAGATGCCTGTGGTATAAAGAAAAACGTTACATACATTCAAATATGTTATTTCAAAAATCTTTAATTGGATTACTACTTTCATTTATCTCTGCTAATTCAGTGTCGTTATATAAAGCTGAGTATCATCGAATAATACTATTTCCTTAACTATTGTTAACTTAACTTATGTAATTAACCAGATAGACTAATTTTCAGGATACAAATACATTCGAGATTGCATCCGATACTAAAGATTACAATGAGCAAAATGAGAATGAAATGATTCAGCCTGCGGATCTCGCTACCCTGAAACTTTACATGGAAGATGAGAGTAGATACAAACCATTGCATTCTTTAGTGGACAACTATAACAAACGTAATAATCTTAATACTGCACATATTAATGTGCTTAATCTATTCGAACCAATTGTATGGGAAAATTCTAACGTTGAGAACaatgatgaatcatttgttgctGGCTTTAAAGAAGACTTAGATAAAGtgtttaaaaattaattcacGACAATTTCTAAGTGATTAAAGTGTCCTTCTAATGTATATCTACTTCCAGATTATAAAAGATAAAAACCTCGTTCAAAGAAGTAATTAAAGCGAAACGTGAGAATGATCAGTATCAAACTAGTCCCGAGGAGAAAGAAGACTTCTTTCAGATGAAACCTATCGATCTTTCATCATTAGTAACGACAGAACATATTCTTAATACCGATGATTATGATGGAACTACGGATGGTCTTAAAAAATATACACCTATTAAAATGAAAGCTATTACTGCGCATACCAAAGAAGTGGAACCATTCGAAGAAGAATATGACTATGAAAACTTTAAAAGAGAATACGAGGAACTCATGGGAAAATATACGACTGAGAGCTTGCTGTCAAATTATACTGATGAAAAACAATCGGAAAAATATCCTGAAGAAACACTAGAAAAATTGCTAGATTTCAAAAATTGTACAGAAGCATCAAAAAAATTGGGTATCAAAGCTATAGATTGTTTGCTGTATAAGTATGAACACGAACCACCTGAAATAAAGAAGTCTGTGCAGAAAACATggctaattattaaaatttggtTCCTAATTTACATATGTCTTGCAATTCCTTGTTGGTGTCAAAAAGGTAATTTACAGTATCACTTTTAACTTTAACACAGTAATGGGAAGAATTTGTACAAGCTATATATTAATTTACAGGTTGGTGTTGCTGCTGTTTTCGTTGCAAGTTTTGCTTTCCTAATAAAAGGATCTTATTTGCGAAACAGTATTATGCAATTAATCCTCCAGGTACTTTAGTTAAAGAGATTAAGAAGAAAgacaaagaacaacaagttcTTACATATGAACCTTCTGAATTTGAAGAAGAGGCATTTGAACGGTTTGAGTCTGCAATAaggaatatataaaaatatttttcgcaTAAGTGATTTACCTCTATAATTTCCTTTGCTTTGTCATAATCGTTTTTCCATAAACATTGAATAACCAGGCTTCCTTTAGTTGCTAGCATAAAGTTTACAAATAATTGTTTGTATGCTGTATCTTTGGTTGTTGTAACATCCATTGGTTGTAGTGTATTTTTAGATCGTTTCCTCCATCTATTGTGTATTGGTTCTGATTCTGAGCTACTATCAGATCCAATTTTTATACTGTTAGATGTGCTATCTTTTTGATGAAAAAatacatgttgtttaaaacgaTTTGAAATCAGTTTTCCATCTAATTGAACTTTAAGTTTAGCATAAGAATGTTTGTTCACATCTTTACATATATTGATGTTCTCCACAAATTGTGAATTTGTATAAAGTTCTAATCTCCACTCAGCGTCCACGATTGCTGCATTGATAAATGAGATGTCTTTTTGAATTTGATCTGCGTCTGTACAGCCATTTTCATGTTTTACATTTGTGAATTCCCTTTCTGTGACTAACATGATTTCTTTCAAATGGAATAACATATCTCTTACGGCATATTTGTTACAAAAGAACCCTGTAGAATTTTGTTCCGATAACTTATTCTCAAATTTTGTTTGTTCACATAAGATACTTGTGTCATCAGTATCATAATTCTTTTGCGGCTGATCAAAGTATTCATGTCTTAAAAACAATAACGAaaatatattctttattacATCTATCCGTATATTAAGCGGATATATACTTTGTACGTAATATGTCATGTCTGTGAAATGGCACGTAATGACATTTTGCTTTGTATCATAAGTATCGCATAATAAAAGTGCCTTCAGAGCACTGAATATGCTATAGTACGCATGTAAAGTATCCATAGGTTCGGAAAGATCTTCCAATAAGTTTTTTATTGCATTGTGTTGTTGCTCATGAATATTTGTTGTAGTCTTCAGTACTAATAAACAATTAAACTGCAA is a genomic window containing:
- the LOC117227725 gene encoding uncharacterized protein LOC117227725 isoform X1, coding for MKPIDLSSLVTTEHILNTDDYDGTTDGLKKYTPIKMKAITAHTKEVEPFEEEYDYENFKREYEELMGKYTTESLLSNYTDEKQSEKYPEETLEKLLDFKNCTEASKKLGIKAIDCLLYKYEHEPPEIKKSVQKTWLIIKIWFLIYICLAIPCWCQKGWCCCCFRCKFCFPNKRILFAKQYYAINPPGTLVKEIKKKDKEQQVLTYEPSEFEEEAFERFESAIRNI